The following nucleotide sequence is from Pandoraea thiooxydans.
GCCTGAACCTCAACAAATTCCCATTGCAGCGCTGGAACGGCCTGCTGTTCGAGGCCGAGGGCCGGGACGTGCAATCGGATCTGGCCAAGTTGGGCGTCGCGCACCACCTCGACTTCTCGGACTACATGTTCGATCACGTCGAGATGCACGAATGCAATTACAACTGGAAAACCTTCATCGAGGTCTATCTCGAGGATTACCATGTTGTGCCGTTCCACCCCGGTCTGGGCAGCTTCGTGTCATGCGATGACCTGCGTTGGGAGTTCGGCGATTGGTACAGCGTGCAGACGGTAGGCGTGCATCAGGGCCTGACCAAGCCCGGCAGTCCGATATATCGTAAGTGGCACGACATGCTGCTACGGTTTCGCGAGGGCAAGGCGCCGGATTTCGGGGCAATCTGGATGGTCTACTACCCGAATCTGATGATCGAATGGTATCCCCACGTCCTCGTGGTGTCGTGGCTCATCCCCCGCGGGCCGCAAAAGACCACGAATGTCGTCGAGTTCTACTACCCGGAAGAAATCACGCTGTTCGAACGCGAGTTCGTCGAGGCCGAACGCGCCGCCTATATGGAGACGGCGCGCGAGGACGACGAAATCGCTGAGCGCATGGATGCCGGTCGCCGCATTCTGCTCGATCGCGGCGTGTCCGAGACCGGCCCCTACCAGAGCCCCATGGAAGACGGCATGCAGCATTTCCACGAATTCCTGCGCCGCCAGCTCGGCGAGCTATAGTCGCCCTTACCTCGCGCCTCAACCCACTGTGCACGGCGGACTTTGGTCCGCCGTTTTGCTTTTGCCGTTCGCGTCGTCGCCGTCGGTCGGCAAACGCATTCCACGAAGGCCTTTTCACAATTTCGGGCAGATTCTTCGCTACACTAGGAAGCGGGGTGGTTGCAGGCAATCGATGCGCGGTGCTCGACCGGCCCGATGCAGTGATCATTCCATTGAACGGCATGGCCGGGTCGCGCCAGTCGGCGCCGGCAGTTCGTCCATGCTCTCCCGGAGACATCATGGTCCAT
It contains:
- a CDS encoding aromatic ring-hydroxylating oxygenase subunit alpha encodes the protein MSNLSSALQLKPAHSQLPVYSYFDEALLAREVETLFKRGPRYVGHELMVPDAGNYFALPAEQEGRLLVRNDHGVELLSNVCRHRQALMLNGRGTARNIVCPLHRWTYDTRGELLGAPHFPENPCLNLNKFPLQRWNGLLFEAEGRDVQSDLAKLGVAHHLDFSDYMFDHVEMHECNYNWKTFIEVYLEDYHVVPFHPGLGSFVSCDDLRWEFGDWYSVQTVGVHQGLTKPGSPIYRKWHDMLLRFREGKAPDFGAIWMVYYPNLMIEWYPHVLVVSWLIPRGPQKTTNVVEFYYPEEITLFEREFVEAERAAYMETAREDDEIAERMDAGRRILLDRGVSETGPYQSPMEDGMQHFHEFLRRQLGEL